A section of the Leptospira kobayashii genome encodes:
- a CDS encoding sensor histidine kinase: MKPAIRVSLIYFVLGFVWIYLSDYALASFLNESEDLRIAQSYKGWLFVTLSSLLIFFLLLSEFKVQFKFQKEKEDSDHLYRNILEQIQDSVIVFNLNTWKIELISKQTANFYETSVAAIVDNPYLLIERLHPEDKERMVDMWTNRLRENHSSILYRLLFPDGRVKWALENRLFYDSGSEMQNRAIALTTDITDYMQNQEKLEKSLKENEVLLTEVHHRVKNNLAVIISFLQLQSYSAPPDAAAILDQSIARIRAIALVHEKLYSSKNLSGLNSKMYIESLVENIKLMYMRMDIRIHLNIEPRELDLTSAIPLGLMLTELLTNSFRHAFPNPQEAVISVDFRINENDKIELIYKDNGVGLPSSFDRKRIDTVGLSVIFSLSSQMMGREIEVLSKPGEGVLFHFEFPNYKDKKGIS, translated from the coding sequence ATGAAACCGGCAATCCGAGTATCTTTGATTTATTTCGTGCTCGGATTTGTCTGGATTTATCTTTCGGACTATGCACTCGCCAGTTTTTTAAATGAATCTGAGGATTTGCGGATCGCTCAAAGTTATAAAGGTTGGCTTTTCGTAACTCTTTCTTCTTTACTTATATTTTTTCTTTTACTCAGTGAATTCAAAGTTCAATTCAAATTTCAAAAGGAAAAAGAAGACTCAGATCATCTTTACAGAAACATCCTGGAACAAATTCAGGATTCCGTCATCGTTTTCAACTTAAATACCTGGAAGATAGAACTGATCTCCAAGCAGACTGCCAATTTTTATGAAACATCAGTAGCTGCCATTGTAGACAATCCGTACTTACTGATCGAAAGACTTCATCCCGAAGATAAAGAGAGAATGGTGGATATGTGGACCAATCGGCTTCGGGAAAATCACTCCTCCATACTTTATCGACTGTTATTCCCTGATGGAAGAGTGAAATGGGCTCTTGAAAATAGGCTGTTTTACGATAGCGGATCGGAAATGCAAAACAGGGCGATTGCGCTTACTACTGACATTACTGACTATATGCAGAACCAGGAAAAACTGGAAAAATCGTTAAAAGAAAACGAGGTTTTGCTGACGGAAGTTCATCATCGTGTAAAGAACAACCTAGCAGTGATTATTTCTTTTTTGCAGCTTCAATCCTATTCCGCTCCTCCTGACGCAGCTGCCATTTTGGACCAAAGTATTGCGCGAATCAGAGCGATTGCGCTCGTACACGAAAAATTATACAGTTCCAAAAATCTTTCCGGCCTCAATTCGAAGATGTATATAGAAAGTTTGGTGGAAAATATCAAGCTTATGTATATGAGAATGGATATTCGAATTCATTTGAATATCGAACCGAGAGAACTGGATCTGACTTCCGCCATTCCTTTGGGACTTATGCTTACGGAACTTTTGACAAATTCGTTCCGACATGCATTTCCCAATCCTCAGGAAGCGGTCATATCGGTTGATTTTCGAATCAATGAAAATGATAAGATAGAATTGATCTATAAAGACAATGGGGTGGGACTACCGTCTTCGTTTGATCGAAAGAGGATAGATACTGTCGGTTTGTCTGTAATCTTTTCTCTTTCCAGTCAGATGATGGGAAGAGAAATCGAAGTACTCTCCAAACCGGGTGAAGGCGTTTTATTTCATTTCGAATTTCCGAACTATAAAGATAAAAAAGGAATTTCCTAG
- a CDS encoding MaoC family dehydratase — MHEKGKSYNEIQIKDTAQFTKTITETDVYLFAGISGDFNPLHVDEEYAKTTSFGTRIAHGGLAASLLAPVLGMKLPGLGTLALETTTKFRKPVYFGDTITCKVEVTEKLEKLKAVRLKVVWTNQKGEVVSKGDALVIPPG, encoded by the coding sequence ATGCACGAAAAAGGCAAATCTTATAACGAAATACAAATCAAAGATACTGCTCAGTTTACTAAAACCATTACGGAGACGGATGTGTATTTGTTTGCGGGAATCAGCGGGGACTTCAATCCTCTACATGTGGACGAAGAGTACGCCAAAACCACTTCGTTCGGCACAAGGATCGCTCACGGAGGACTTGCTGCTTCGTTACTTGCTCCTGTGCTTGGAATGAAATTACCGGGACTTGGAACTCTGGCCCTGGAAACGACTACCAAGTTCAGAAAACCTGTTTATTTTGGAGATACGATCACCTGTAAGGTGGAAGTTACGGAAAAACTGGAAAAATTGAAAGCGGTCCGTTTGAAAGTAGTTTGGACCAATCAAAAAGGAGAAGTGGTCAGCAAAGGGGATGCTCTTGTCATTCCTCCTGGCTAA
- a CDS encoding DUF1292 domain-containing protein: MEMQGMGLGDDFFPSRASEEIDLVDEKGNQFLWEVFYSFSLNGFEYLVFLPNTESEYHLVNVELDDPDSDVPGYIVLRLGNDENGEEILEEIIDTDELEEVREFVEDEIGLLGQYLSQEE, translated from the coding sequence ATGGAAATGCAAGGAATGGGGCTTGGAGACGATTTTTTTCCTTCCAGAGCTTCGGAAGAAATCGATCTAGTGGATGAAAAGGGAAACCAGTTCTTATGGGAAGTGTTCTACTCTTTTTCTTTGAACGGATTCGAGTATTTGGTTTTTTTACCCAATACCGAATCGGAGTATCATCTCGTCAACGTGGAGTTAGATGATCCTGATTCGGATGTTCCCGGTTATATCGTGCTACGGCTTGGAAACGATGAAAACGGAGAAGAAATCCTGGAAGAGATCATTGATACGGACGAACTTGAAGAAGTAAGGGAATTTGTAGAAGATGAAATAGGACTTCTGGGACAATACCTTAGCCAGGAGGAATGA
- a CDS encoding HNH endonuclease, with product MDETLSEDRFFSTVSDEEIARERRKAKELKNTAWWKNKRSSGICHYCSGKFKVDELTMDHLIPLIRGGKSVKANLVPSCKECNFKKKHSLPFEKDFYK from the coding sequence ATGGATGAGACTTTGTCAGAAGATAGATTTTTTTCCACCGTATCGGACGAAGAAATCGCCCGGGAAAGAAGAAAGGCAAAAGAACTCAAAAACACTGCCTGGTGGAAAAACAAACGTTCCTCGGGCATTTGTCATTATTGCTCCGGTAAGTTCAAAGTGGACGAATTGACAATGGACCATCTAATTCCTCTTATACGAGGAGGGAAATCGGTCAAAGCGAATCTTGTTCCTTCCTGCAAGGAATGCAATTTCAAAAAGAAACACAGCTTACCCTTCGAGAAGGATTTTTACAAATAA
- a CDS encoding acyltransferase family protein: protein MGRLYYIDNLRSFALLLGIVFHSAIVYAPKIGYAIQNPERIEPFGYFCFWIHSFRMPLFFIISGFFSGLVWEKKGCLYFLKGRWERIFIPMLVGILFLAPIQYFLIQKISHPHLSYFTYYLSFFSKTGFGQSHIWFLVNLFLYGLLFVLLPKDLLKKTFSRFRTKHESVLFFVLLLFSFSLTLLAHSFFPRGDNEFGIDKLLFCYQVTFFLGGVFVYHSGKILISAVEPAPDSFRLINWILFGIVVYVLFYEWETKDPLWMPYFRGGIYNRMIHILLWCLSPLVWFQVFVLAFQKWGNETGEISKYLIDSSLPVYLVHHPISLSVAFYFRNWDFPVAGKFAFHLLIVLSLSFLFYDLIVRNSIGLKKLFGVK, encoded by the coding sequence ATGGGTCGATTGTATTATATCGATAATTTACGTTCATTTGCCTTATTGCTCGGGATAGTCTTTCATTCTGCAATTGTTTATGCGCCTAAAATCGGGTATGCGATACAAAACCCCGAACGTATCGAACCGTTCGGATACTTTTGCTTTTGGATTCATAGTTTCAGGATGCCTCTGTTTTTTATTATCTCCGGCTTTTTCTCCGGACTTGTTTGGGAAAAGAAAGGATGCCTTTATTTTTTGAAAGGCAGATGGGAACGTATCTTTATACCGATGTTAGTTGGTATTCTCTTTTTGGCACCGATACAATATTTTCTAATTCAAAAGATCTCTCATCCTCATCTTTCTTATTTCACTTACTATTTGTCTTTTTTCTCAAAAACAGGATTTGGCCAGTCTCATATTTGGTTTTTGGTAAATTTGTTTTTATACGGATTGTTATTTGTCCTTTTGCCCAAGGATTTGTTAAAGAAAACGTTCTCCCGTTTTCGAACGAAACATGAATCGGTTTTATTTTTTGTTTTACTTCTTTTTTCGTTTTCTTTGACTCTTCTGGCTCATTCTTTTTTTCCCAGAGGAGATAACGAATTCGGTATCGATAAACTTCTGTTTTGTTATCAAGTTACCTTTTTTCTCGGAGGAGTATTCGTTTATCATTCGGGGAAAATATTGATCTCTGCAGTGGAACCTGCGCCCGATTCCTTTCGATTGATCAATTGGATTTTATTCGGGATCGTCGTATACGTTTTGTTTTACGAATGGGAAACAAAGGATCCTTTGTGGATGCCTTATTTTCGCGGAGGGATTTACAATCGGATGATCCATATTTTATTATGGTGCCTTTCTCCTCTCGTTTGGTTTCAGGTTTTCGTATTGGCATTCCAAAAATGGGGAAATGAAACCGGGGAAATCAGCAAGTATCTGATCGATTCCAGCTTGCCTGTTTATTTGGTTCACCATCCCATTTCACTTTCGGTTGCTTTTTATTTTAGAAATTGGGATTTCCCCGTGGCGGGCAAATTTGCATTCCATCTCTTGATTGTTCTTAGCCTTAGTTTTTTATTTTACGACCTGATTGTGAGAAATTCAATCGGTTTGAAAAAACTTTTCGGTGTTAAGTGA
- a CDS encoding flavin monoamine oxidase family protein — translation MNRRDFLKKLAITTSVSGVVFSRNSWAITPVAAETKPAGKPSSSKKAIVMGAGLSGLYSAYLLRQTGYDVTIVDRSERLGGRIFTHRDKINNIVQDLGAEWIGDGQSDIKSLVKQLGLELKTSPLAEKFQIKKTGEYSSLIQLSQSSVETLEKVIDLHKSRNESQKQGLDKINFSSYARYQGLAEEEVRALSECYRIFFGEDLNQISSEAVLNDLASSESALRPGFYVSGGADKIISALAAQLGDTEISLGDPITKVSQMKSQAQVELASGKIIRGNLIICTLPPAAVLDIKWSPGLPKELVYSALRMQSGKISKNIIQCVKKENLFPKFLLTDTPAQALYVASEEAIGEKSYLLTSLATGDRASLFEKGSDAQKRAMLKLSLSETKTDEILELTDHSQFVFHSFQKATGSQGFVSLFPPGSLGIKDAWAEPYERVFFAGEHLAKHNGTMDAAVASAIQAVSRT, via the coding sequence ATGAATCGCAGAGACTTCCTTAAAAAACTAGCAATCACTACTTCCGTTTCCGGTGTTGTATTTTCCCGCAACTCTTGGGCAATTACCCCCGTAGCCGCAGAGACAAAGCCGGCGGGCAAACCCTCTTCCTCTAAAAAAGCAATCGTTATGGGAGCGGGACTTTCCGGTCTCTACTCCGCGTATCTACTTCGCCAAACAGGATATGATGTGACCATCGTAGACCGATCGGAAAGATTGGGCGGACGAATCTTCACCCATAGGGATAAAATAAATAATATCGTTCAAGACTTAGGTGCCGAATGGATCGGGGACGGACAATCCGATATCAAAAGTCTTGTAAAACAACTCGGACTGGAGTTGAAAACTTCCCCTCTAGCAGAAAAATTCCAAATCAAAAAAACGGGAGAGTATTCTTCTTTGATTCAGCTTTCCCAAAGTTCGGTAGAAACCTTGGAAAAGGTGATCGATCTGCATAAATCTCGGAATGAAAGCCAAAAGCAAGGGTTGGATAAGATAAATTTTTCATCTTATGCCCGCTATCAAGGATTAGCCGAAGAAGAAGTTCGAGCATTAAGCGAATGTTATAGGATCTTTTTCGGGGAAGATCTGAATCAAATTTCAAGTGAAGCCGTTTTGAACGATCTCGCTTCTTCCGAGTCCGCACTTCGTCCCGGTTTTTATGTTTCGGGAGGAGCGGACAAAATCATTTCTGCGCTTGCAGCTCAACTAGGAGATACTGAAATTTCACTCGGAGATCCGATCACAAAAGTAAGCCAAATGAAATCCCAAGCACAAGTGGAACTTGCATCTGGAAAAATCATTCGGGGGAACCTGATCATTTGCACACTTCCTCCTGCAGCGGTTCTGGACATCAAATGGTCGCCGGGACTTCCTAAGGAGTTGGTTTATTCCGCACTCAGAATGCAATCGGGTAAAATTTCCAAAAACATCATTCAGTGCGTAAAAAAAGAAAATCTATTCCCCAAATTCTTGTTAACCGATACACCTGCCCAAGCACTCTATGTTGCGAGCGAAGAAGCGATCGGAGAAAAATCATATCTACTCACTTCCCTTGCCACAGGTGACAGGGCATCCCTTTTTGAAAAAGGATCTGATGCGCAAAAAAGGGCGATGCTCAAATTGTCTCTATCGGAAACAAAAACGGATGAGATCTTGGAACTGACCGATCATTCTCAGTTTGTATTCCATTCTTTTCAGAAAGCGACAGGAAGCCAAGGATTTGTATCCTTATTTCCTCCCGGCTCTTTGGGAATCAAGGATGCCTGGGCCGAACCTTACGAAAGAGTGTTTTTTGCGGGAGAACATTTGGCAAAACACAACGGAACCATGGATGCCGCAGTCGCCTCCGCCATACAGGCTGTTAGTCGCACCTGA